The genome window GGATAAGACCGAAGCAGTGATTACAGAGCTGAACGAATATCTGCGGAAATGTCTGATGGATTCGATGTTCGTGACGCTTTTCATGGGCGTACTGGATGAGCAGAACGACATGCTTTCATTCTGCAACGCGGGTCATAATTATCCCTTGATCTTCAACGGGGACAAAGAATTTCTGGAATTGAACAGCGGCGGACTGATGCTGGGCATGTTCGACGGGGCGAAATACAGCCGCCAGGAAGCCAGGTTCAGATACGGTGACCTGCTGGCCATGTATACAGACGGCATCACTGACGCCATCGATTCAGAAGGAACCCCGTTCGGTGCAGACAGGCTAAAGAGATTTTTAAGGGATCATTACAGAAAGGGCATTGAATTAAACGCACTCATCGATGAATTCAAGGATTATTACTACTGGTTTGTTGATCCCAGGCAGAAGCTGGATGACGCAACGCTGATACTTTCCCTGAGAAGCCGAGAACAGAATTAAAAAAAGGACTGCAGGTGGATGTTCTGAAAAGGGTCCACCTTTTTTCTTTTAACGAAGTCCTACCATTTTGTTCAAAAACAGTCAGATGCTAGGCGCGCGAGGCCGAGGAGCGAGCTGTACTTAAACGTACTGCGTAGTGACGAGGTCGAGCGCAACGACGCAGATGGCTGTTTTTCAACAAAATGAAAAGACCCCACCTGATCGTGTAAGAATCGTTTCAAACCTGCTCACAGCAGGTTGGTTGTCCCCCCCGGCGTCCAGCAGACTTCGTAGTGTTGCCACCCGTAAGTGTCCTGCCGGATAATCCGGGAGTCGGATTCCCTGAAACAGGGCGTAGGCTTGAAACTTGTCATCTTAAACACGTAAAAGGCGAGGCCTTTACTATCCTGTTTTCATTCTACGAAAAA of Candidatus Wallbacteria bacterium contains these proteins:
- a CDS encoding PP2C family protein-serine/threonine phosphatase, producing the protein MSVYKYGVANTKKDYSKIAFEGKRSFRDFQDPISDFPKAGIINSITSGYIEHELEVARKIQINLLPSQCTGLKGLESACFYEPAHIVGGDYYDMLELDESHKAFLIGDVSGKGVPASMLMVMIRSIIHYAAQHKVLDKTEAVITELNEYLRKCLMDSMFVTLFMGVLDEQNDMLSFCNAGHNYPLIFNGDKEFLELNSGGLMLGMFDGAKYSRQEARFRYGDLLAMYTDGITDAIDSEGTPFGADRLKRFLRDHYRKGIELNALIDEFKDYYYWFVDPRQKLDDATLILSLRSREQN